gcactttgggaggccaagacaggtggatcataaggtcaggagtttgagaccaacctgaccaacatggtgaaaccccatctctaacaaagatacaaaaaattagccgggcatagtgccgtgtgcctgtaatcccagctacttgggaggctgaggcaggagaatcgcttgaacccgggaggcagaggttgcagtgagccgagatcgcgccattgcactccagcatgggcaacagggcgagactccgtctcaaaaaaaaaaaaaaaaaagaaatgtgacttAGTGAGTTTAAAATCAGTACCTGTAAAAACGTGCGATAATCTTCACTAGTAACTCCTCCTTCTGCCATTCTCATCCTCTCCTCCTCATCCAGCTGATGTGCAATTGAGGATAATTCCACAGGGCTAAAATATTCTCCTTGCAATAAGTTATTCAGG
This genomic stretch from Homo sapiens chromosome 14, GRCh38.p14 Primary Assembly harbors:
- the ATXN3 gene encoding ataxin-3 isoform b (isoform b is encoded by transcript variant b); the protein is MESIFHEKQEGSLCAQHCLNNLLQGEYFSPVELSSIAHQLDEEERMRMAEGGVTSEDYRTFLQTAAKAATAAAAAAAGGPIRTEFTSM